A region of Salinibacter sp. 10B DNA encodes the following proteins:
- a CDS encoding 3-deoxy-7-phosphoheptulonate synthase class II — MAHDVATDWTLSSWRAKEALQQPTYSDEAALDEALDHVSSLPPLVTSWEVENLKEELARAAHGERFLLQGGECAESFQGCTADVITSRLKILMQMSLVLTYGLNTRIVRVGRFAGQYAKPRSSDTETRNGTTLPSYRGDIVNSVEFTAEAREPDPQRMVEAYASSSLTLNLVRALVKGGFADLRHPEYWDLDFMQHSPLAEEYHAMVDAIEDTLDFVEAVTNEKLDTVESVTFYTSHEALLLPYEEALSRTVPHKEGVYNLGTHLPWVGKRTNQPENAHVEYARGIENPIGLKVGPDMTPSTLKRLVRTLDPEDEPGKLTLITRFGNDKIADRLPGLINAVRDTGQTVLWICDPMHGNTEKTDDGTKTRRFDNILGELEQALDIHAAEDSYLGGVHFELTGENVTECIGGARGLSEADLGQAYESPVDPRLNYEQSLEMAFSIVRKYRELHR, encoded by the coding sequence ATGGCGCACGATGTAGCGACGGATTGGACGCTGAGTTCGTGGCGGGCGAAGGAGGCCCTACAACAGCCCACCTACTCGGACGAAGCGGCATTGGACGAGGCTCTTGATCACGTGTCTAGTCTCCCGCCCCTCGTCACCTCCTGGGAGGTGGAGAATTTGAAAGAGGAGTTGGCGCGCGCCGCTCACGGGGAGCGCTTTCTGTTACAGGGAGGAGAATGTGCGGAGTCCTTTCAGGGGTGCACGGCCGACGTCATTACGAGCCGGCTCAAGATCCTGATGCAGATGAGTCTCGTGCTCACCTACGGGCTCAATACCCGCATCGTCCGTGTGGGCCGCTTTGCCGGGCAGTACGCCAAGCCCCGCTCGTCGGATACCGAAACGCGCAACGGCACGACACTGCCGAGCTACCGGGGCGATATCGTCAACAGCGTCGAGTTTACGGCGGAGGCCCGGGAGCCCGATCCCCAGCGCATGGTGGAGGCCTACGCGAGTTCGTCCCTTACGCTCAACCTCGTCCGGGCGCTCGTTAAAGGCGGCTTTGCCGACCTCCGGCATCCGGAGTACTGGGACCTCGACTTCATGCAGCACTCGCCCCTGGCGGAGGAGTACCACGCCATGGTGGATGCGATTGAGGATACGCTCGATTTCGTGGAGGCGGTGACAAACGAGAAACTCGACACCGTGGAGAGCGTGACCTTCTACACGAGTCACGAGGCCTTGCTGTTGCCCTACGAGGAAGCACTCTCCCGCACCGTGCCCCACAAGGAGGGAGTGTACAACCTTGGGACTCATTTGCCCTGGGTTGGCAAGCGGACCAACCAACCCGAGAACGCACACGTCGAGTACGCTCGTGGCATCGAAAACCCGATTGGGTTAAAAGTGGGACCGGACATGACTCCGTCCACGCTCAAGCGACTCGTGCGTACCCTTGACCCGGAAGACGAACCCGGCAAGCTTACGCTCATCACCCGTTTTGGGAACGACAAAATCGCCGATCGGCTCCCCGGCCTCATCAACGCGGTCCGCGATACGGGGCAGACGGTCCTCTGGATCTGCGACCCGATGCACGGCAACACCGAGAAGACCGACGATGGTACGAAAACGCGCCGGTTCGACAATATTCTCGGCGAGCTGGAGCAGGCCCTCGACATCCACGCGGCCGAAGACTCATACCTGGGCGGCGTGCACTTCGAGCTTACCGGTGAGAATGTGACCGAATGCATCGGGGGGGCCCGCGGGCTCAGCGAAGCCGACCTCGGGCAGGCCTATGAATCCCCGGTCGATCCGCGGCTCAACTACGAGCAGTCCTTGGAGATGGCATTCAGCATCGTACGCAAGTATCGCGAACTCCATCGGTAA
- a CDS encoding M42 family metallopeptidase, with product MTDETKSFFFNLLDTPSPTGFEAPGQRVWADYVRDHADAVDADEYGTAWATLHGADDDGPTLMLDAHVDEIGFMVRHITDEGFIYVTRIGGSDRAIARGLRVRVLGDDGPVTGVVGNTAIHIRDTKNEKVPEVHELFVDVGAENKDGVHENGIRVGHPMVFDVAPTELSDTRITARAIDNRLGGFIIAQVLKRLSDDPPAWTVQGANSVQEEIGGHGASMITHRLQPDAAVAFDVTHATDSPGIDSTKHGQVKMGEGPAITHGTSTHPQVVQRLMQVAEQEDIPLQHEPSDRRTGTDTDSIFKSRSGVPSGLVSVPLRYMHSTVEVVDTEDIEQCVQLLTAFARSLAPNDEFGVSL from the coding sequence ATGACCGACGAGACGAAGTCTTTCTTCTTCAACCTCCTGGATACCCCAAGTCCAACGGGCTTCGAAGCCCCCGGGCAACGCGTTTGGGCCGACTATGTGCGCGACCACGCGGATGCCGTGGATGCCGACGAGTACGGCACGGCCTGGGCCACATTACACGGAGCGGACGACGACGGCCCGACGCTGATGCTCGACGCCCATGTCGACGAGATCGGCTTCATGGTGCGCCACATTACCGACGAGGGATTCATCTACGTCACCCGGATCGGGGGCTCCGACCGCGCCATTGCCCGCGGCCTTCGGGTGCGCGTGCTGGGCGACGACGGTCCCGTGACCGGCGTGGTGGGCAACACGGCCATCCACATCCGCGACACGAAAAACGAAAAGGTGCCCGAGGTGCACGAACTGTTCGTGGACGTGGGCGCTGAGAACAAGGACGGCGTGCACGAAAACGGCATTCGCGTGGGGCACCCGATGGTGTTCGACGTGGCGCCCACGGAGCTCTCCGACACGCGCATCACCGCCCGTGCCATCGACAACCGGCTGGGCGGCTTCATCATCGCGCAGGTGCTGAAGCGTCTCTCCGACGATCCCCCCGCGTGGACCGTACAGGGTGCCAACTCGGTGCAGGAGGAAATTGGCGGCCACGGCGCCTCGATGATCACCCACCGCCTCCAGCCCGACGCCGCGGTGGCCTTCGACGTAACGCACGCCACCGACTCCCCCGGCATCGACAGCACGAAGCATGGGCAGGTGAAGATGGGCGAGGGCCCAGCCATCACACACGGCACCTCCACGCATCCACAGGTGGTGCAGCGGCTCATGCAGGTGGCCGAGCAGGAGGACATTCCACTTCAACACGAGCCCAGTGACCGTCGCACCGGCACCGACACCGATTCCATCTTCAAAAGCCGAAGCGGGGTGCCGAGCGGCCTTGTCTCCGTCCCGCTCCGCTATATGCACTCTACCGTGGAGGTCGTCGATACGGAGGACATCGAGCAGTGCGTGCAGCTCCTCACCGCGTTTGCCCGCTCTCTCGCCCCGAACGACGAGTTTGGCGTATCCCTATAG
- a CDS encoding HD domain-containing protein: MPEFLSSNEWSAWEDRFSAFLHEQTSDADAAHDRAHIERVVTTARRLARIEDAHLEVVVPAAWLHDCVVVPKDDPRRAQAAQRAAEAATDFLRGAGYPDHWIDAIGHAIEAHSYSGTVQPDTIEAEVVQDADRLDALGAVGIARCFMVGGDLGTAFYDPEDPFCESRAPDDATYSLDHFYAKLLRLPDTMQTTAGREEAERRVQFMQSYLDQLASEIEEQ; the protein is encoded by the coding sequence TTTCTTTCCAGCAACGAATGGTCCGCCTGGGAAGATCGGTTTTCTGCTTTCCTGCACGAACAAACGAGCGACGCCGACGCCGCACACGATCGTGCCCACATCGAACGAGTGGTGACCACCGCTCGCCGATTGGCCCGGATCGAGGACGCGCACCTGGAGGTGGTCGTCCCCGCGGCATGGCTGCACGATTGTGTCGTCGTTCCAAAAGATGATCCTCGGCGGGCACAGGCCGCACAACGTGCCGCGGAGGCCGCTACCGACTTTCTTCGGGGCGCTGGGTATCCTGACCACTGGATCGATGCAATCGGCCACGCCATCGAGGCGCATAGCTACTCGGGCACCGTGCAACCGGACACCATCGAAGCGGAGGTCGTGCAGGACGCCGACCGGCTGGATGCGCTCGGCGCCGTCGGCATTGCGCGATGTTTCATGGTCGGGGGCGACCTTGGCACGGCCTTCTATGACCCGGAGGACCCCTTCTGCGAGTCTCGAGCTCCGGACGACGCTACGTACTCGCTGGATCACTTCTACGCTAAGCTCCTTCGCCTCCCGGACACGATGCAAACGACCGCGGGACGCGAGGAAGCCGAGCGCCGTGTGCAATTCATGCAGTCGTACCTCGATCAGCTCGCGTCCGAAATTGAGGAGCAGTGA
- a CDS encoding response regulator transcription factor, translated as MSKTTDQTYHMLIVEDDPDILMGLKEYFELEEYEVETAEDGEEALQKMQDMDKCDVVLLDVMLPKKDGFEVLRESQEMGFSAPILMITARGEQESKLKGFGLGADDYITKPFNVEELAARVKAILQRTMPPSEAPMDVYEIGDVEINFTTHEAYRDEEEVEFTALEFDILRYLIQHKGRTVTRKQLLRDVWGIDENIVTRTIDRHMASVRKKIEPDPSAPTYIETVYGIGYRFDDE; from the coding sequence ATGTCGAAGACGACGGACCAAACCTATCATATGCTCATCGTGGAGGATGACCCCGACATCCTCATGGGGCTCAAGGAATATTTCGAGCTCGAAGAATACGAGGTGGAGACGGCAGAGGATGGGGAGGAGGCCCTCCAGAAGATGCAAGACATGGACAAATGTGATGTCGTTCTTCTCGACGTAATGCTGCCGAAGAAGGACGGCTTTGAGGTGCTCCGCGAGTCGCAGGAAATGGGCTTCAGTGCGCCGATTCTGATGATTACGGCCCGGGGAGAGCAGGAGTCGAAGCTCAAAGGATTTGGGTTGGGGGCGGACGACTACATCACGAAGCCGTTCAACGTGGAGGAACTGGCTGCGCGGGTCAAGGCGATTCTGCAGCGTACCATGCCGCCGTCCGAGGCGCCGATGGATGTGTACGAGATCGGGGACGTGGAGATCAACTTTACGACCCACGAGGCCTACCGGGATGAGGAGGAAGTGGAGTTCACTGCCCTGGAGTTTGACATTCTCCGCTATCTCATCCAGCACAAGGGACGCACCGTGACGCGGAAGCAGCTGCTACGAGACGTGTGGGGCATCGATGAGAATATCGTCACCCGCACCATCGATCGTCACATGGCCTCTGTGCGAAAGAAGATTGAGCCGGACCCGTCGGCGCCCACCTACATCGAAACCGTCTACGGCATCGGATATCGGTTTGACGACGAGTAG